A single region of the Devosia sp. FJ2-5-3 genome encodes:
- a CDS encoding AEC family transporter codes for MLDILFVIAPIFAMMALGFGAVRFRLFPAEGVKSLIAFVNNFATPCLLFLSILTSDFRSAFNLSIIGPFYLGAFICFAVGIFIARRVFANRPGESVSVGFAGTFTNTVLIGLPILTRAYGEGALPVTLSIIGLHGAILLTLGMVTMELVRRDGQPLGKTLIVAVRRVVSNPLIWGIAAGIIGSLINLQLIEPAEAFFSMMSQAVVPAALFGIGGALNEFKLSENWRQALVASLIKLILHPLLAYVLMIHVLGVPMDIARYGILLAAMPAGVNIYVFATYYDRGTSVAANTILIATILSALTISAWLYILSF; via the coding sequence ATGCTCGACATCCTCTTTGTTATCGCGCCCATCTTCGCCATGATGGCGCTTGGCTTTGGCGCCGTTCGCTTCCGCCTGTTCCCGGCCGAGGGTGTCAAAAGCCTCATCGCCTTCGTCAATAATTTCGCGACGCCCTGCCTGCTCTTCCTGTCCATCCTGACCAGCGATTTCCGCTCGGCGTTCAATCTTTCCATCATCGGGCCGTTTTATCTCGGCGCCTTCATCTGCTTTGCCGTCGGCATCTTCATCGCCCGGCGTGTCTTTGCCAATCGTCCGGGCGAAAGCGTCTCGGTCGGTTTTGCCGGCACCTTCACCAATACCGTGCTCATCGGCCTGCCCATTCTCACCCGCGCTTACGGGGAAGGGGCCCTGCCGGTCACCCTGTCCATTATCGGGCTCCATGGCGCGATCCTGCTCACTCTCGGCATGGTGACGATGGAACTCGTCCGCCGCGATGGCCAGCCGCTGGGCAAGACCCTCATCGTCGCCGTGCGCCGCGTCGTCTCCAATCCGCTGATCTGGGGCATTGCCGCCGGAATTATCGGCTCGCTCATCAATCTCCAGCTCATCGAGCCGGCCGAGGCGTTTTTCTCCATGATGAGCCAGGCCGTGGTTCCCGCCGCGCTCTTCGGCATTGGCGGCGCGCTCAACGAATTCAAGCTCTCGGAAAACTGGCGTCAGGCGCTGGTGGCCTCGCTCATAAAGCTCATCCTTCACCCGCTGCTCGCCTATGTGCTGATGATCCATGTGCTCGGCGTGCCGATGGACATCGCCCGCTATGGCATCCTCCTCGCCGCCATGCCGGCCGGGGTGAACATCTATGTCTTCGCCACCTATTACGACCGCGGCACCAGCGTCGCCGCCAACACCATTCTCATCGCCACCATATTGTCGGCGCTGACCATTTCCGCCTGGCTCTATATTCTGAGCTTTTAG